From one Gracilibacillus salinarum genomic stretch:
- the purU gene encoding formyltetrahydrofolate deformylase, producing the protein MKSYIAEKLETFKKNNKNRARLLINCADQPGIVATVSQFLYDHQANILESNQYSTDPNGGGEFFIRIEFEIEDLKNKIDQLEKDFEEIKDRFQLEATFKYVDQIKKVAIFVSKEPHCLLELLWEWQSGDLMADISLVISNHDTSREFVEPLGIPYYHIPANKDIRKQVEEKQIALLKEHDVDVIVLARYMQILTPHFVETFKNKIINIHHSFLPAFIGAKPYERAYQRGVKLIGATSHYVTNDLDEGPIIEQDISRVDHRDNAEAMKKIGQSVERSVLARAVKWQLDDRIIVYGNKTIVF; encoded by the coding sequence ATGAAAAGCTATATAGCGGAAAAACTGGAAACATTTAAAAAAAATAATAAGAATAGAGCGAGACTGTTAATTAACTGTGCGGACCAGCCAGGTATTGTAGCGACAGTATCACAGTTTCTGTATGATCATCAGGCAAACATACTCGAATCTAATCAATATTCTACCGATCCAAATGGAGGCGGTGAATTTTTTATTCGTATTGAATTTGAAATCGAGGACCTGAAAAATAAAATTGATCAACTGGAAAAAGATTTTGAGGAAATTAAAGATCGATTTCAGTTGGAAGCTACGTTTAAATACGTCGATCAAATAAAAAAAGTGGCGATTTTCGTATCGAAAGAGCCGCATTGCCTGTTGGAGCTGCTATGGGAATGGCAGAGTGGCGATTTGATGGCAGATATCAGCCTTGTTATCAGTAATCATGACACGTCACGTGAGTTTGTGGAGCCATTGGGAATTCCGTATTATCATATACCAGCCAATAAAGACATCCGTAAACAAGTAGAGGAAAAGCAGATTGCATTGCTTAAAGAGCATGATGTTGATGTGATTGTCCTGGCTCGATATATGCAAATTTTAACACCACATTTCGTGGAGACTTTTAAGAATAAGATTATTAATATTCACCATTCGTTTTTGCCGGCATTTATAGGTGCGAAACCGTATGAGCGGGCATATCAACGTGGTGTCAAATTAATCGGGGCTACTTCTCATTATGTTACCAATGACCTTGATGAAGGCCCGATCATTGAACAAGACATTAGTCGCGTCGATCACCGTGATAATGCTGAAGCAATGAAAAAGATCGGTCAATCGGTTGAAAGAAGCGTCTTAGCACGAGCGGTCAAATGGCAGTTGGACGACAGAATTATCGTGTACGGCAACAAAACAATCGTATTTTAA
- a CDS encoding acetylornithine transaminase: MSNQTEILQPVMQTYGRFPITLVEGKGSYVWDDQGTKYLDYTSGIATCNLGHVPEPVEKAVSEQLTKLWHCSNLFHIPVQEQLAKGLTDNSCGDQVFFCNSGAEANEAAIKIAKKYGHDVLKQDNPLIITFQNSFHGRTMATLSATGQQKIQDGFAPLTPGFEYLPYNDQEALQQLSERKPAAVLLELVQGEGGVIPVDPDWIKKLSASCKENNILLMVDEIQTGIGRTGKLFAYEHYQIEPDVFTLAKGLGSGFAIGAMVAKEHVAKVFTPGTHGSTFGGNPMAATAGLATIKQVTENDVLEKANEAADIIWSNLEELVSKKSEIKSVRGQGLLIGLEVEGNAIDYVNKAREEQQLLIVVAGPSIVRILPPLTTTKSEVEQFIAKMDQVFS; the protein is encoded by the coding sequence ATGTCTAATCAAACAGAAATACTTCAACCAGTCATGCAAACATACGGAAGGTTCCCGATTACGTTGGTAGAGGGAAAAGGGAGTTACGTATGGGATGATCAAGGAACGAAATATTTAGATTATACGTCAGGAATTGCGACGTGTAATTTAGGGCATGTACCAGAACCGGTTGAAAAAGCTGTAAGTGAACAATTAACCAAGCTGTGGCATTGTTCCAATTTATTTCATATTCCAGTTCAGGAACAATTGGCCAAAGGATTAACAGACAATAGCTGTGGAGATCAGGTTTTTTTCTGTAACAGTGGAGCAGAGGCGAATGAAGCGGCTATTAAAATTGCAAAAAAATATGGTCACGATGTATTAAAACAAGATAATCCACTTATTATAACTTTTCAGAACTCCTTCCACGGTAGAACGATGGCAACCTTGTCTGCTACAGGTCAGCAAAAAATTCAGGATGGATTCGCACCTTTGACACCAGGTTTTGAATATTTACCTTATAACGACCAAGAAGCACTCCAGCAATTAAGTGAACGGAAGCCTGCAGCTGTTTTGTTAGAGCTAGTACAAGGAGAAGGTGGCGTCATTCCGGTTGATCCTGATTGGATTAAAAAATTATCAGCTAGCTGTAAAGAAAATAATATTTTGTTGATGGTGGATGAAATTCAAACAGGTATTGGCCGAACTGGTAAGTTATTTGCTTATGAGCATTACCAAATAGAACCAGATGTGTTCACCCTTGCAAAAGGACTTGGATCTGGCTTTGCTATTGGCGCTATGGTAGCAAAAGAACATGTAGCAAAAGTATTTACTCCAGGTACACACGGAAGTACATTTGGTGGTAATCCAATGGCAGCAACTGCTGGTCTTGCTACAATTAAGCAGGTAACAGAAAACGATGTCTTAGAGAAAGCGAATGAAGCAGCAGATATTATTTGGTCAAATCTTGAAGAATTAGTTAGTAAGAAATCAGAGATCAAATCTGTAAGAGGTCAAGGACTTTTAATTGGTTTAGAGGTGGAGGGGAATGCGATCGACTATGTGAACAAAGCGCGTGAAGAACAGCAACTGTTAATCGTAGTAGCTGGTCCTTCGATTGTAAGAATTTTACCTCCGTTAACAACAACAAAATCAGAAGTGGAACAGTTTATTGCAAAAATGGACCAGGTTTTTTCGTAG
- the argB gene encoding acetylglutamate kinase: MNYVVIKCGGSVFEQLPPSFYQDIVTIQQQGDWQPIIVHGGGPLISHLLQQTGVETQFVNGLRVTTNEVLDVVEMALSGSINKGIVRKLSEAKGKAIGVSGVDGTLFEAKPVEEADSLGFVGEVTNVNTSLLESFVTQGLIPVVSPLGIDTSGQRYNINADMAASAVAQALGAKLCFISDIPGIYHEVNGEKQVFHQLDEGKIEELIDQKIIHGGMIPKVQSALSALYRNVMEVSIVDGTKEHGFIDFMQGKQIGTRIALTQEVPYV, translated from the coding sequence ATGAATTATGTCGTAATCAAATGTGGTGGTAGTGTTTTCGAACAACTGCCTCCTTCTTTTTATCAGGATATCGTTACAATTCAACAACAAGGGGACTGGCAGCCAATTATCGTCCATGGTGGTGGTCCGCTAATCTCCCATCTATTACAACAAACAGGTGTGGAAACGCAATTTGTTAATGGTTTGCGTGTCACGACGAATGAAGTGTTGGATGTCGTCGAAATGGCACTGAGCGGCTCCATTAACAAAGGCATTGTACGTAAGTTATCGGAAGCCAAAGGGAAGGCGATCGGTGTAAGTGGCGTGGATGGCACCTTGTTTGAAGCGAAGCCTGTTGAGGAAGCTGATTCTCTTGGATTTGTTGGGGAAGTAACGAATGTTAATACTAGTTTATTGGAATCGTTTGTTACACAAGGGCTGATTCCGGTAGTCTCACCTCTAGGTATTGATACATCTGGTCAACGCTATAACATCAATGCTGACATGGCAGCTTCTGCTGTAGCACAGGCATTAGGAGCGAAATTATGCTTTATCAGTGACATACCAGGCATTTATCACGAAGTAAACGGGGAAAAACAGGTCTTTCATCAGTTGGACGAAGGAAAGATTGAAGAATTAATTGACCAAAAAATCATCCATGGTGGAATGATACCAAAAGTTCAGTCAGCTTTATCTGCATTATATCGTAATGTAATGGAAGTATCGATTGTGGACGGGACGAAAGAGCACGGATTTATCGATTTTATGCAAGGGAAGCAAATTGGTACAAGAATTGCACTAACTCAGGAGGTGCCATATGTCTAA
- the argJ gene encoding bifunctional ornithine acetyltransferase/N-acetylglutamate synthase, with translation MVFTDQQDTFKLLKNGNIASAKGFQAGGLHCGLRKKKIDLGWVYSDVPAQAAGVYTTNVFQAAPLKVTQESIAKENQLQGIIVNSAIANACTGEQGLQDAYDMRKQFAETVGIEEHMAAVASTGLIGELLPMDRLQKGISQINQEEHLGAEKFETAILTTDTKEKGIAIELEIDGQPVTIGGAAKGSGMIHPNMATMLSFVTTDANIAADQLHGTLKSITNKSFNMITVDGDTSTNDMVLVLANGKAGNQPLTAQHPQWNDFYQALQFVCEYLAKEIARDGEGATRLVEVQVDGAFTDESATAIAKSIISSNLVKTAIHGADANWGRIITAIGYSGQSLDPDKVSVYLGDILVVENGVPAPFNEEQAKEYLLEDEVKIIAKLGDANGKATAWGCDLSYEYVRINASYRT, from the coding sequence GTGGTATTTACGGATCAACAAGACACATTTAAGCTATTAAAAAACGGAAATATTGCATCTGCAAAAGGTTTTCAGGCAGGTGGTTTACATTGTGGACTAAGAAAGAAGAAAATCGATCTAGGCTGGGTATACTCTGATGTACCAGCACAGGCAGCTGGTGTTTATACAACCAATGTGTTTCAAGCTGCGCCGTTAAAAGTGACACAGGAAAGTATTGCTAAGGAGAATCAATTGCAAGGAATTATAGTTAACTCAGCGATTGCCAATGCTTGTACAGGTGAACAGGGGCTGCAGGATGCGTACGATATGCGTAAGCAATTTGCTGAAACGGTTGGTATCGAAGAACATATGGCAGCTGTAGCATCTACTGGGTTAATCGGAGAATTATTACCAATGGATCGTTTGCAAAAAGGAATCAGCCAGATTAATCAAGAAGAACATCTCGGCGCAGAAAAATTTGAGACGGCGATTTTGACTACCGATACAAAAGAGAAAGGGATCGCAATTGAATTAGAAATTGATGGTCAACCGGTCACAATCGGCGGAGCGGCAAAGGGCTCTGGAATGATCCATCCTAACATGGCGACAATGCTCAGTTTTGTGACAACAGATGCGAACATTGCTGCTGATCAATTACATGGCACACTCAAATCAATCACAAATAAATCATTTAACATGATTACAGTCGACGGTGATACTAGTACGAACGATATGGTATTAGTGTTGGCGAACGGTAAAGCAGGAAATCAGCCATTAACTGCTCAGCATCCGCAATGGAACGATTTTTATCAGGCATTACAGTTTGTCTGTGAGTATCTAGCAAAAGAAATTGCCAGAGATGGTGAAGGAGCTACACGCTTGGTAGAAGTGCAGGTAGATGGTGCCTTCACAGATGAAAGTGCAACGGCGATCGCAAAATCAATCATTTCTTCCAATCTGGTGAAGACAGCTATACATGGGGCAGATGCGAACTGGGGGCGGATCATCACGGCAATCGGCTATAGTGGTCAGTCATTAGATCCAGACAAAGTCAGTGTATACCTCGGCGACATTTTAGTTGTAGAGAACGGTGTACCTGCTCCATTTAATGAAGAGCAAGCAAAGGAATACTTATTAGAGGATGAAGTGAAAATTATCGCCAAATTAGGTGATGCTAATGGAAAAGCAACAGCATGGGGCTGTGATCTTTCCTATGAGTATGTAAGAATTAATGCTTCTTATCGTACGTGA
- the argC gene encoding N-acetyl-gamma-glutamyl-phosphate reductase, which produces MDVAIIGGTGYGAVELLRFLHNHPHVNIKKVISHSNSGRDLADVYPHLTEVADIQMSALEVDTLAEEVELVFFATPSNVSKNVIPSLVEKGVRCIDLSGDFRLRDGDKYQEYYGEEMASQQYIDKAVYGLPEINKESIKEASILANPGCYPTATALGLIPAVEQGIIDKKSIIIDAKTGVSGAGRSLSLNVHFSEMNENFKAYKIGVHKHIPEIEQMISERAEEELQVIFTPHIVPMTRGIMSTIYVDLNDQYSTKQLLDIYQSYYKDHPFVRVRPEGVIPATKEVYGSNYCDIGLYADERTGKLIIVSVIDNLVKGASGQAIQNMNIMYGWDEMTGLDQLPIFP; this is translated from the coding sequence GTGGATGTAGCGATAATAGGTGGAACAGGTTATGGTGCGGTAGAATTATTACGATTTTTGCATAACCATCCACATGTAAATATAAAAAAAGTAATTTCACATTCAAATAGTGGGAGGGATTTAGCGGATGTATATCCTCATCTTACAGAGGTAGCAGATATTCAAATGTCTGCGTTGGAAGTGGATACGCTTGCCGAGGAAGTAGAGCTTGTTTTCTTTGCGACACCATCGAATGTCAGTAAGAACGTTATCCCATCTTTAGTAGAAAAAGGCGTACGTTGTATTGACTTGTCTGGAGATTTTCGCTTGCGGGATGGTGATAAGTATCAGGAATATTACGGTGAAGAAATGGCATCTCAGCAATATATTGATAAAGCAGTTTACGGGTTGCCCGAGATAAATAAAGAAAGTATTAAAGAAGCTAGTATTCTAGCAAATCCGGGATGTTATCCGACGGCAACGGCATTAGGTTTAATCCCAGCTGTCGAACAAGGAATTATTGATAAAAAATCGATTATTATTGATGCAAAAACAGGGGTATCTGGCGCAGGAAGAAGTCTTTCTTTAAATGTTCATTTTTCGGAAATGAATGAGAATTTCAAAGCATATAAAATTGGCGTGCATAAACACATACCCGAAATTGAGCAAATGATATCTGAGCGGGCAGAAGAAGAATTGCAAGTTATCTTTACTCCTCACATTGTGCCTATGACAAGGGGAATCATGAGTACGATCTATGTGGATTTAAATGACCAATACTCTACGAAACAGCTATTGGATATCTACCAGTCATACTACAAAGATCATCCTTTCGTAAGAGTCCGACCTGAAGGTGTGATCCCGGCTACGAAAGAAGTCTATGGAAGTAATTATTGTGATATTGGTTTATACGCGGATGAAAGGACCGGTAAGCTAATTATTGTCTCTGTTATTGACAATCTAGTAAAAGGTGCTTCCGGCCAAGCGATTCAAAATATGAATATTATGTATGGATGGGATGAGATGACAGGCTTAGACCAGTTACCTATCTTTCCTTAA
- a CDS encoding fumarylacetoacetate hydrolase family protein, with protein MKLVRYRFKYPYAQSRMGIIEGDRVLDISELQQELIAQGVLDAATYLIPSDPQVFYQQAQFHIEETEKLLMHRNAASLPMHKRADVILESPVPNPSKIICTGINYADHVKEMGSDIPSYPVLFSKFNNAIIGPEDDIHHPQTTKKLDYEVELVVVIGKKASHVKKEDALTYVAGYTIANDVSARDLQKRTPQWLQGKSLDHTTPIGPWLVTRSELSDPSNLAITSYVNKEVRQSSNTKHLIFDIEYLISFISSLMTLEPGDIIFTGTPDGVGLAMSPPQFLQAGDTVTLEIEKVGTLTNRVIDQ; from the coding sequence ATGAAATTAGTACGCTATCGATTCAAATATCCGTATGCCCAAAGCAGAATGGGAATTATAGAGGGAGATCGTGTGCTTGATATTAGCGAGTTACAACAAGAGTTAATCGCTCAAGGAGTGTTGGATGCTGCCACTTATTTGATTCCGTCCGATCCGCAAGTCTTTTATCAACAAGCCCAATTTCATATCGAGGAAACAGAAAAATTACTTATGCATAGGAATGCAGCTTCATTGCCTATGCATAAGCGGGCAGATGTTATACTCGAATCACCAGTACCAAATCCTTCAAAAATTATTTGTACTGGTATTAACTACGCCGACCATGTAAAGGAAATGGGCAGTGACATACCAAGCTATCCAGTTTTGTTTTCTAAATTTAATAATGCCATAATCGGCCCTGAAGATGATATTCATCATCCACAAACTACCAAAAAACTAGATTATGAAGTAGAACTCGTTGTTGTTATTGGAAAAAAAGCCTCGCATGTAAAAAAAGAAGACGCTCTTACATATGTTGCTGGTTATACGATTGCTAACGATGTGTCAGCGCGTGATTTGCAAAAAAGAACACCACAATGGTTGCAAGGGAAGTCATTGGATCACACAACACCGATTGGTCCATGGCTGGTAACACGATCTGAACTGTCTGATCCTAGTAATCTTGCTATTACTTCCTATGTAAATAAGGAAGTAAGACAATCATCGAATACCAAGCATCTGATATTCGATATAGAATATTTAATAAGTTTTATCTCGAGCCTGATGACATTAGAACCTGGAGATATCATTTTCACTGGTACCCCGGATGGAGTAGGTCTGGCTATGAGTCCGCCACAATTTTTGCAAGCTGGTGATACGGTTACACTTGAAATAGAAAAAGTCGGAACACTAACAAATCGAGTGATTGACCAATAA
- a CDS encoding PadR family transcriptional regulator, producing MSEAKDYMDKLIQELRRGTITIGVLSQLSEPQYGYSLVSMLGEKGIHVEPGTLYPLLRRLEKQGLLEQEWDTNESRPRKYYFLSETGKEVYDLLIAEWEHIVQSLNHVIEEKGERENGDD from the coding sequence ATGAGTGAAGCAAAAGATTATATGGATAAACTAATACAAGAATTACGTCGCGGAACCATTACTATCGGAGTATTAAGCCAGTTATCCGAACCGCAATATGGATACTCACTCGTTAGTATGCTTGGAGAAAAAGGAATTCACGTTGAACCTGGTACACTGTACCCCCTCTTAAGAAGATTAGAAAAACAAGGTTTGCTCGAACAAGAATGGGATACCAATGAATCACGGCCACGGAAGTATTATTTTTTAAGTGAAACAGGCAAAGAAGTCTATGACCTCCTTATTGCAGAATGGGAACATATTGTCCAGAGTCTAAATCACGTGATAGAAGAGAAAGGAGAAAGAGAAAATGGAGATGATTGA